Proteins encoded by one window of Lepeophtheirus salmonis chromosome 3, UVic_Lsal_1.4, whole genome shotgun sequence:
- the Galphao gene encoding guanine nucleotide-binding protein G(o) subunit alpha isoform X1, whose translation MWEEYRTDKQFFLFLFFIDMFIHLGNSSYFFYVLGEKGEERSGLEEVRRNSRKPLGVMCSSFIHNNLLLLEEANFTAKMGCAMSAEERASRARSKQIEKNLKEDGIQAAKDIKLLLLGAGESGKSTIVKQMKIIHESGFTSEDFKQYRPVVYSNTIQSLVAILRAMPNLGISFSNGDREADAKMVMDVVSRMEDTEPFSEELLHGMKRLWVDAGVQECFSRSNEYQLNDSAKYFLDDLDRLGAKEYQPTEQDILRTRVKTTGIVEVHFSFKNLNFKLFDVGGQRSERKKWIHCFEDVTAIIFCVAMSEYDQVLHEDETTNRMQESLKLFDSICNNKWFGDTSIILFLNKKDLFEEKILRSSLTICFPEYAGAQEYGEAAAYIQAQFEAKNKSTTKEIYCHMTCATDTQNVQFVFDAVTDVIIANNLRGCGLY comes from the exons ATGTGGGAAGAGTATAGAACtgataagcaattttttttgtttttgtttttcattgat aTGTTTATTCATCTCGGGAATAGCAGCTACTTCTTCTATGTTCTAGGTGAAAAAGGAGAGGAAAGGAGTGGATTGGAGGAAGTGAGAAGGAATAGTAGAAAGCCTTTAGGAGTTATGTGTTCCt CCTTTATTCACAATAATTTGCTTCTTCTCGAAGAAGCAAATTTTACAGCGAAAATGGGCTGTGCGATGTCGGCTGAAGAAAGAGCTTCTCGGGCTCGAAGTAAGCAAATCGAGAAAAATCTCAAGGAGGATGGGATTCAAGCCGCTAAGGACATCAAGCTTCTACTATTAg GAGCTGGAGAGTCGGGAAAGTCGACCATCGTCAAACAAATGAA AATCATTCATGAAAGCGGCTTCACATCCGAGGATTTCAAACAATATCGTCCAGTGGTATACAGTAATACCATCCAATCCCTTGTTGCCATACTTCGAGCTATGCCAAACCTTGGAATATCCTTTTCCAATGGCGATAGAGAAGCTGACGCTAAAATGGTTATGGATGTCGTTTCAAGGATGGAAGATACGGAGCCCTTCTCTGAAGAGTTGCTACATGGCATGAAACGACTCTGGGTCGATGCTGGTGTTCAAGAATGTTTCTCACGTTCGAATGAGTATCAGCTCAATGACTCTGCTAAATA CTTTTTAGACGACTTGGATCGACTTGGAGCAAAGGAATATCAGCCTACAGAACAAGATATATTGAGAACGAGAGTCAAAACAACTGGAATCGTTGAAGTACATTTCTCGTTCAAAAATCTCAATTTCAA ATTATTTGATGTTGGAGGTCAACGTtcagaaagaaagaaatggaTTCATTGCTTTGAGGACGTGACTGCAATTATTTTTTGCGTTGCTATGTCTGAATACGACCAAGTTTTGCACGAAGATGAGACAACT AACCGTATGCAAGAGAGTTTGAAACTATTTGACTCAATTTGCAATAATAAATGGTTTGGAGATACTTCAAtcattttgttcttaaataaaaaagatctcTTTGAAGAGAAGATCCTACGCTCTTCACTCACGATTTGCTTCCCTGAGTACGCAGGTGCTCAGGAGTACGGAGAGGCAGCCGCTTACATTCAAGCACAATTCGAAGCCAAAAACAAATCCACAACCAAAGAAATATACTGTCATATGACATGCGCTACTGATACACAAAACGTACAATTTGTATTTGATgctgttactgatgtcattatTGCCAATAACCTACGAGGTTGTGGCTTATACTAA
- the Ykt6 gene encoding synaptobrevin homolog YKT6, with protein sequence MTRLFSLLVLYKADSADVLKSAYDLSSFSFFQRSSVQEFITFTSKILAERTSNNSRQSVKEAEYMCHVFVREDGLTAVCLSDYEYPTRVAHTLLTKILEDFSAQVPRSEWSGRKEVSGFNGPLDVHLKKFQVPEQADSMSRLQNELDETKIILHGTIESVLDRGEKLDDLIQKSEGLSMHSKAFYKSARKTNSCCSSWG encoded by the coding sequence ATGACAAGGCTATTCTCGTTACTAGTCCTTTATAAAGCCGATAGTGCTGATGTATTAAAATCCGCCTACGATCTCtcaagttttagtttttttcaacGCTCGTCTGTCCAAGAATTCATCacatttacttcaaaaattcttGCTGAGCGTACTTCGAACAATTCTCGCCAATCTGTCAAAGAGGCTGAATATATGTGTCACGTATTCGTAAGAGAAGATGGTCTAACTGCAGTATGTCTCTCAGACTACGAATATCCTACGCGTGTGGCCCATACTCTACTAACCAAAATTCTCGAAGATTTTTCTGCCCAAGTTCCACGAAGTGAATGGTCTGGTCGCAAAGAAGTATCCGGATTTAATGGTCCTTTGGACGTTCACTTGAAAAAATTCCAAGTTCCTGAGCAAGCCGACTCCATGTCTCGTCTTCAAAACGAATTGGatgaaactaaaataattttgcatggCACTATTGAGTCCGTATTGGATCGAGGAGAGAAATTGGATGATCTTATTCAGAAGAGTGAAGGACTCTCAATGCATTCCAAGGCTTTCTATAAGTCTGCCAGGAAGACTAATTCATGTTGTTCAAGTTggggataa
- the Rpn11 gene encoding 26S proteasome non-ATPase regulatory subunit 14: MDRLLRLTSSSGAGAGGNTDVPVVDTAEQVYISSLALLKMLKHGRAGVPMEVMGLMLGEFVDEYTVRVFDVFAMPQSGTGVSVEAVDPVFQARMLEMLRATGRPEMVVGWYHSHPGFGCWLSGVDINTQQSFEALSERAVAVVVDPIQSVKGKVVIDAFRLIHPNIVAINTDPRQTTSVLGHLTKPSIQALIHGLNRHYYSISINYRKNELEQRMLMNLNKKSWIDGLTLTDYHQHGTQNQETVKDMVNLAKNYDKALEEEEKMSAQELAIKNVGKQDPKRHLEEKVDVLMTRNIVQCLGAMLDAIVFK, translated from the coding sequence atggatcgTTTGCTCCGGTTAACGAGTTCTTCTGGTGCAGGAGCAGGAGGGAATACGGATGTGCCCGTGGTGGACACTGCGGAGCAGGTCTACATCTCTTCCTTGGCCCTCCTGAAGATGTTGAAGCACGGTCGAGCCGGTGTGCCCATGGAGGTGATGGGACTCATGTTGGGGGAGTTTGTGGATGAGTACACAGTGCGTGTCTTTGACGTGTTTGCCATGCCTCAATCCGGAACGGGTGTATCCGTAGAAGCCGTGGACCCCGTATTCCAGGCTCGAATGTTGGAGATGCTCCGCGCCACGGGGCGTCCAGAGATGGTGGTGGGTTGGTATCACTCACATCCCGGCTTTGGGTGCTGGCTCTCGGGAGTGGACATCAACACGCAACAGAGTTTCGAAGCCTTGAGCGAACGCGCCGTGGCTGTGGTTGTGGATCCCATTCAGTCCGTGAAAGGGAAAGTGGTGATTGACGCCTTCAGACTCATCCATCCCAACATCGTGGCCATCAACACAGACCCACGACAAACCACCTCCGTTCTTGGACATCTGACTAAACCCTCGATCCAAGCCCTTATCCACGGCCTCAATCGCCACTACTACTCCATCTCCATCAATTATCGCAAAAACGAACTTGAGCAGCGAATGCTCATGAATCTGAACAAAAAGTCATGGATTGACGGTCTCACTCTTACAGACTACCATCAGCACGGCACTCAAAACCAGGAAACCGTCAAAGATATGGTCAACCTTGCCAAAAACTACGATAAAGctcttgaagaagaagaaaaaatgagtgCACAGGAATTGGCTATCAAGAACGTGGGGAAACAAGATCCCAAGCGTCATTTAGAAGAAAAAGTGGATGTTCTCATGACCCGTAACATTGTTCAGTGCTTAGGAGCTATGCTCGATGCcattgttttcaaataa
- the LOC121115269 gene encoding uncharacterized protein, producing MEIEKLKVAELRSELTNRGLDPKGTKPILVVRLKEAIQSEENKGSTTTVKTEVKKPEGSAKAEGDEDEEDMEEEEEEEEEEEEEEEEEKEEEAGSKEDVADTKEGIKEETKDENESESVKKSSDSKNEEKKEVTPRSNRQQRRGVKRKMNEDEPFVIQEDEPLVPQSVCLLDWYNSDLNLLIEKASFLKAEPLFKDGWGYVWAGVKATHGFNEGKIGFQVKLIDNMDSKLEDEKDLHELRLGFSTNEPSMQLGESKNSFSYGGSGKKGTDCTFEDYGEKFVKGDVIGAYLDLTSDDVKITFTKNETTLDEAFSFPKSQLEGKTLFPHISSRNVKFEVNFGKNLDETPKEPWFPLLAEYEFPSNAKDSEQGPARIATREECEMIMMIGLPGSGKSKWVSEYVEEHPDKRYYVIGTTSLIDKMKVNGVCRRTSHTGRRDVLIQKCTRCLQDWLRLASQRRRNIIIDQTNVYPNAQKRKVRPFEGMIRKAVVMVPSDEEYKVRAEAQEKAESKDVPDTAVMEMKANFSLPVEGGTKITTKNASGEEETKEIVSPFKEIIFASLQREEAQKLIEEYNKDAKEKGFGKKVENKAKRARGNNFRRGRSMMRNRRGGRNFGARGGSGFRGGPSNGRMFMRGNNFRRGGGGPHAPPPPPMRGFMHPRGPMQYNRGNRNQVKFGKNGRSNWGGQDSAPWSQWQQPNRPTGWGHWNQGNQNHQNHQNHHQQSWGGSQGNNRNHQPLNHQGFSSGGNGGGNHGGGGGGGHGHWNSNSSGGGSGNGWNNSNSNPSSGWNSNPSSGWNNSNSSSSGWNQGGNSKWSNNSNQGYPGNSYWGGGGGYGGR from the exons ATGGAAATTGAGAAATTGAAGGTTGCGGAACTACGTTCAGAATTGACAAATCGGGGATTAGACCCCAAAGGTACTAAACCCATCCTTGTAGTTCGTCTCAAAGAAGCGATTCAGAGTGAAG AGAACAAGGGCTCGACCACGACCGTCAAGACGGAAGTGAAGAAACCCGAAGGCTCCGCTAAGGCAGAGGGAGACGAAGACGAAGAGGACAtggaagaagaggaggaggaggaggaagaagaagaagaagaagaagaggaagaaaaggaagaagaagcCGGGAGCAAAGAGGATGTCGCGGATACGAAAGAAGGGATCAAGGAAGAAACCAAAGATGAAAATGAATCTGAGAGTGTCAAGAAATCCTCCGACTCGaagaatgaagagaaaaaagaagTGACTCCACGCTCGAACCGCCAACAACGTCGGggagttaaaagaaaaatgaatgagGATGAGCCCTTCGTGATTCAAGAGGATGAGCCCCTCGTCCCTCAAAGTGTTTGCCTCTTGGATTGGTACAACTCAGATCTCAATCTCCTTATTGAAAAGGCATCCTTTTTAAAGGCTGAACCACTCTTTAAAGATGGATGGGGCTACGTTTGGGCTGGTGTTAAAGCCACCCATGGATTTAATGAAGGGAAGATTGGATTCCAAGTCAAGTTGATTGATAATATGGACTCAAA GTTAGAGGATGAAAAGGATTTGCATGAACTCCGCCTTGGTTTCTCTACAAATGAACCCAGCATGCAACTTGGCGAATCCAAAAATTCGTTCTCTTATGGTGGCAGTGGAAAAAA AGGTACGGATTGTACTTTTGAAGACTATGGAGAGAAATTTGTTAAAGGGGATGTCATTGGAGCCTATTTAGATTTGACATCTGATGATGTAAAGATTACCTTCACGAAAAATGAAACTACTTTGGACGaagcattttcttttcctaagtcTCAATTAGAGGGAAAAACATTGTTCCCTCATATTAG CTCACGTAATGTCAAGTTTGAGGTTAACTTTGGCAAAAATTTGGACGAAACTCCAAAAGAGCCTTGGTTTCCTCTTCTTGCGGAATATGAATTTCCATCTAATGCCAAAGATAGCGAACAGGGACCAGCTAGAATTGCTACTAGAGAAGAATGTGAGATGATAATGATGATTGGTCTTCCTGGATCCGGTAAATCTAAGTGGGTTTCTGAATATGTCGAGGAACATCCTGACAAGAGATACTATGTTATTGGTACTACTTCTCTTATTGACAAGATGAag GTGAATGGTGTCTGTCGTAGAACGAGTCATACTGGACGAAGGGATGTTCTAATTCAGAAATGTACGCGCTGTTTGCAAGATTGGCTTCGTTTAGCTTCTCAAAGACGAAGGAATATAATCATCGATCAG accaacGTCTACCCTAACGCTCAAAAGCGTAAAGTTCGCCCGTTCGAGGGTATGATACGTAAGGCCGTTGTAATGGTACCCTCTGATGAGGAGTACAAGGTCAGGGCAGAGGCTCAAGAAAAAGCTGAAAGCAAGGACGTTCCAGACACTGCTGTTATGGAGATGAAAG CTAACTTTTCACTCCCTGTTGAGGGTGGCACTAAAATAACAACCAAGAATGCCTCAGGAGAAGAGGAAACAAAGGAAATTGTTTCACCCtttaaggaaattatttttgcaagtcTTCAGAGAGAAGAagctcaaaaattaattgaagaatataataag GATGCCAAAGAAAAAGGCTTCggtaaaaaagtagaaaataaggCTAAGAGAGCCCGAGGCAATAATTTCCGTCGTGGACGTTCCATGATGAGAAATCGTAGAGGAGGAAGAAATTTTGGAGCTCGTGGTGGCAGCGGTTTCCGAGGAGGGCCATCTAATGGGCGTATGTTTATGAGAGGAAATAACTTTCGCCGTGGAGGTGGTGGGCCTCATGCCCCGCCACCACCCCCTATGAGAGGATTCATGCACCCTAGAGGACCTATGCAATATAATAGAGGAAATCGTAATCAGGTCAAATTTGGCAAAAACGGAAGATCAAATTGGGGAGGTCAAGACTCTGCTCCTTGGAGTCAATGGCAACAACCCAATAGACCAACAGGATGGGGTCATTGGAATCAAGGAAATCAAAACCATCAAAACCACCAAAACCACCATCAACAGTCATGGGGTGGAAGTCAAGGAAATAACAGGAATCACCAACCCCTCAATCACCAG ggTTTCTCTAGTGGTGGAAACGGTGGAGGTAACcatggtggtggtggtggtggcgGACATGGCCATTGGAATTCGAATTCCTCCGGGGGTGGGAGTGGTAATGGTTGGAACAACTCCAACTCTAACCCATCAAGCGGTTGGAACTCTAACCCATCAAGTGGTTGGAATAACTCGAATTCCTCCTCTAGTGGCTGGAATCAAGGAGGAAACAGCAAATGGTCCAATAACTCAAATCAGGGCTATCCTGGTAATTCCTACTGGGGAGGCGGAGGAGGATATGGTGGACGctag
- the LOC121115267 gene encoding uncharacterized protein, with translation MSVNGNGHRLTATLQRRPQDLTSKEWRDAISSAKAENVESAANSMDSIPNSPSLSPILISFLSSGSRRLREASSVALAHIGLSGGGEVLQKQCVLEQLLRQIRKDVDEEEKGAYFYAIYHLLGVIPPSQPLLLELTTYCVHNLSLRSPVELFWVAYALSSYGSVIDELTPIIPSVFEVLLYEIFQKSDPRPLVKIVTPLVRLLGNLCASGDTPSLSVLQEPDLPAVLTTLLSTNYLHLVKETLWFFGNLVNNDSVLIQEELIELDLIDKMEYHVIQGVKKIMPFH, from the exons ATGTCAGTGAATGGGAACGGACACCGCCTCACAGCTACGCTGCAAAGGAGACCACAAGACCTCACATCCAAGGAATGGAGAGACGCCATATCCTCTGCAAAGGCTGAAAATGTGGAAAGTGCGGCCAACTCTATGGACTCCATTCCGAATTCCCCTTCATTGAGCCCCATTCTCATTTCCTTTCTCTCCAGTGGATCTCGACGACTTCGTGAGGCTTCTTCTGTTGCATTGGCACATATTGGTCTATCTGGAGGGGGTGAAGTACTTCAAAAACAGTGTGTTTTGGAACAGTTACTACGACAAATTCGGAAGGATGTGGATGAAGAAGAGAAAGGGGCTTATTTCTACGCTATTTATCATTTACTTGGGGTTATTCCTCCGAGTCAGCCTTTACTCCTT gaATTGACTACATATTGTGTACATAACTTGAGTCTTAGATCTCCAGTAGAGCTTTTCTGGGTAGCATACGCTCTTTCATCATATGGATCCGTTATTGATGAATTAACTCCCATCATACCTTCCGTCTTTGAGGTTCTActctatgaaatatttcaaaaatccgatCCTCGCCCATTAGTAAAAATTGTGACACCTTTAGTGAGACTCTTGGGAAATCTCTGTGCATCAGGGGATACTCCTAGTTTATCTGTTCTGCAAGAACCTGACTTACCAGCTGTTCTCACCACACTCCTATCCACAAATTATCTGCATCTTGTAAAAGAGACTTTATGGTTTTTTGGGAATTTAGTGAATAATGACTCTGTGCTTATTCAAGAAGAATTAATCGAATTagatttaattgataaaatggaATATCATGTTATTCAGggcgttaaaaaaataatgccgtTTCATTGA
- the Galphao gene encoding guanine nucleotide-binding protein G(o) subunit alpha isoform X2 translates to MWEEYRTDKQFFLFLFFIDVCEKGEERSGLEEVRRNSRKPLGVMCSSFIHNNLLLLEEANFTAKMGCAMSAEERASRARSKQIEKNLKEDGIQAAKDIKLLLLGAGESGKSTIVKQMKIIHESGFTSEDFKQYRPVVYSNTIQSLVAILRAMPNLGISFSNGDREADAKMVMDVVSRMEDTEPFSEELLHGMKRLWVDAGVQECFSRSNEYQLNDSAKYFLDDLDRLGAKEYQPTEQDILRTRVKTTGIVEVHFSFKNLNFKLFDVGGQRSERKKWIHCFEDVTAIIFCVAMSEYDQVLHEDETTNRMQESLKLFDSICNNKWFGDTSIILFLNKKDLFEEKILRSSLTICFPEYAGAQEYGEAAAYIQAQFEAKNKSTTKEIYCHMTCATDTQNVQFVFDAVTDVIIANNLRGCGLY, encoded by the exons ATGTGGGAAGAGTATAGAACtgataagcaattttttttgtttttgtttttcattgatgtat GTGAAAAAGGAGAGGAAAGGAGTGGATTGGAGGAAGTGAGAAGGAATAGTAGAAAGCCTTTAGGAGTTATGTGTTCCt CCTTTATTCACAATAATTTGCTTCTTCTCGAAGAAGCAAATTTTACAGCGAAAATGGGCTGTGCGATGTCGGCTGAAGAAAGAGCTTCTCGGGCTCGAAGTAAGCAAATCGAGAAAAATCTCAAGGAGGATGGGATTCAAGCCGCTAAGGACATCAAGCTTCTACTATTAg GAGCTGGAGAGTCGGGAAAGTCGACCATCGTCAAACAAATGAA AATCATTCATGAAAGCGGCTTCACATCCGAGGATTTCAAACAATATCGTCCAGTGGTATACAGTAATACCATCCAATCCCTTGTTGCCATACTTCGAGCTATGCCAAACCTTGGAATATCCTTTTCCAATGGCGATAGAGAAGCTGACGCTAAAATGGTTATGGATGTCGTTTCAAGGATGGAAGATACGGAGCCCTTCTCTGAAGAGTTGCTACATGGCATGAAACGACTCTGGGTCGATGCTGGTGTTCAAGAATGTTTCTCACGTTCGAATGAGTATCAGCTCAATGACTCTGCTAAATA CTTTTTAGACGACTTGGATCGACTTGGAGCAAAGGAATATCAGCCTACAGAACAAGATATATTGAGAACGAGAGTCAAAACAACTGGAATCGTTGAAGTACATTTCTCGTTCAAAAATCTCAATTTCAA ATTATTTGATGTTGGAGGTCAACGTtcagaaagaaagaaatggaTTCATTGCTTTGAGGACGTGACTGCAATTATTTTTTGCGTTGCTATGTCTGAATACGACCAAGTTTTGCACGAAGATGAGACAACT AACCGTATGCAAGAGAGTTTGAAACTATTTGACTCAATTTGCAATAATAAATGGTTTGGAGATACTTCAAtcattttgttcttaaataaaaaagatctcTTTGAAGAGAAGATCCTACGCTCTTCACTCACGATTTGCTTCCCTGAGTACGCAGGTGCTCAGGAGTACGGAGAGGCAGCCGCTTACATTCAAGCACAATTCGAAGCCAAAAACAAATCCACAACCAAAGAAATATACTGTCATATGACATGCGCTACTGATACACAAAACGTACAATTTGTATTTGATgctgttactgatgtcattatTGCCAATAACCTACGAGGTTGTGGCTTATACTAA
- the Galphao gene encoding guanine nucleotide-binding protein G(o) subunit alpha isoform X3, with amino-acid sequence MGCAMSAEERASRARSKQIEKNLKEDGIQAAKDIKLLLLGAGESGKSTIVKQMKIIHESGFTSEDFKQYRPVVYSNTIQSLVAILRAMPNLGISFSNGDREADAKMVMDVVSRMEDTEPFSEELLHGMKRLWVDAGVQECFSRSNEYQLNDSAKYFLDDLDRLGAKEYQPTEQDILRTRVKTTGIVEVHFSFKNLNFKLFDVGGQRSERKKWIHCFEDVTAIIFCVAMSEYDQVLHEDETTNRMQESLKLFDSICNNKWFGDTSIILFLNKKDLFEEKILRSSLTICFPEYAGAQEYGEAAAYIQAQFEAKNKSTTKEIYCHMTCATDTQNVQFVFDAVTDVIIANNLRGCGLY; translated from the exons ATGGGCTGTGCGATGTCGGCTGAAGAAAGAGCTTCTCGGGCTCGAAGTAAGCAAATCGAGAAAAATCTCAAGGAGGATGGGATTCAAGCCGCTAAGGACATCAAGCTTCTACTATTAg GAGCTGGAGAGTCGGGAAAGTCGACCATCGTCAAACAAATGAA AATCATTCATGAAAGCGGCTTCACATCCGAGGATTTCAAACAATATCGTCCAGTGGTATACAGTAATACCATCCAATCCCTTGTTGCCATACTTCGAGCTATGCCAAACCTTGGAATATCCTTTTCCAATGGCGATAGAGAAGCTGACGCTAAAATGGTTATGGATGTCGTTTCAAGGATGGAAGATACGGAGCCCTTCTCTGAAGAGTTGCTACATGGCATGAAACGACTCTGGGTCGATGCTGGTGTTCAAGAATGTTTCTCACGTTCGAATGAGTATCAGCTCAATGACTCTGCTAAATA CTTTTTAGACGACTTGGATCGACTTGGAGCAAAGGAATATCAGCCTACAGAACAAGATATATTGAGAACGAGAGTCAAAACAACTGGAATCGTTGAAGTACATTTCTCGTTCAAAAATCTCAATTTCAA ATTATTTGATGTTGGAGGTCAACGTtcagaaagaaagaaatggaTTCATTGCTTTGAGGACGTGACTGCAATTATTTTTTGCGTTGCTATGTCTGAATACGACCAAGTTTTGCACGAAGATGAGACAACT AACCGTATGCAAGAGAGTTTGAAACTATTTGACTCAATTTGCAATAATAAATGGTTTGGAGATACTTCAAtcattttgttcttaaataaaaaagatctcTTTGAAGAGAAGATCCTACGCTCTTCACTCACGATTTGCTTCCCTGAGTACGCAGGTGCTCAGGAGTACGGAGAGGCAGCCGCTTACATTCAAGCACAATTCGAAGCCAAAAACAAATCCACAACCAAAGAAATATACTGTCATATGACATGCGCTACTGATACACAAAACGTACAATTTGTATTTGATgctgttactgatgtcattatTGCCAATAACCTACGAGGTTGTGGCTTATACTAA